The following are encoded together in the Arthrobacter sp. Y-9 genome:
- a CDS encoding response regulator transcription factor encodes MITVLLVDDHLVVRSGLRALLSTQPDIEVVAEASSGEDGVATALEQAPDVVLMDLAMGAGIDGIEAIRRLRTERPAQAVLVFTTYDSDADIVRAVDAGAMGYILKDAAPDEIFAAVRGASRGQSHMSAPVASRLFQQMRNPDEALTPREAELLTLLTQGLSNKELGRKLFISEATVKTHLAHIYAKLGVDSRAAAIAKALRREGMR; translated from the coding sequence ATGATCACGGTGCTGCTGGTGGATGACCATCTGGTGGTGCGGAGCGGTCTGCGAGCGCTGCTCAGCACCCAGCCGGACATCGAGGTGGTCGCCGAAGCCTCTTCGGGCGAGGACGGTGTGGCGACGGCGCTCGAGCAGGCGCCGGACGTGGTGCTCATGGACCTGGCGATGGGCGCGGGCATCGACGGCATCGAGGCGATCCGGAGACTCCGCACCGAACGTCCCGCACAGGCCGTCCTCGTGTTCACCACCTACGATTCGGACGCGGACATCGTGCGTGCCGTCGATGCCGGAGCCATGGGGTATATCCTCAAGGACGCCGCCCCGGACGAGATCTTCGCGGCAGTGCGGGGCGCGTCCCGGGGGCAGAGCCACATGAGCGCACCCGTCGCGAGCCGCCTCTTCCAGCAGATGCGGAACCCCGACGAGGCGCTGACACCCCGGGAGGCCGAACTGCTGACGCTGCTCACCCAGGGCCTCTCCAACAAGGAACTCGGGCGGAAGCTCTTCATCTCCGAGGCGACCGTCAAGACGCACCTGGCGCACATCTACGCGAAGCTCGGCGTGGACTCCCGGGCCGCTGCCATCGCGAAGGCGCTGCGGCGCGAGGGGATGCGATGA
- a CDS encoding exodeoxyribonuclease III — protein sequence MKIATWNVNSLRARADRVEAWLERSDCDVLAIQETKCKDENFPWELFERMDYEVAHFGFSQWNGVAIASRVGLEDVERTFPGQPTFGKGGVNPEQEARAIGATCNGVRVWSLYVPNGRALDDEHMPYKLEWLDTLKANAEAWLDTDPAAQIALMGDWNIAPQDDDVWDIDFFIEEGLTHVSAPERAAFHAFEEASFADVVRPLNPGPGVYTYWDYKQLRFPKKEGMRIDFVMASPALASRVTGAVIDREERKGKGASDHAPVIVELAD from the coding sequence GTGAAGATCGCCACCTGGAACGTCAATTCCCTCCGTGCCCGCGCCGACCGTGTGGAGGCCTGGCTGGAACGCAGCGACTGCGATGTCCTGGCCATTCAGGAGACCAAGTGCAAGGACGAGAACTTCCCCTGGGAGCTTTTCGAGCGCATGGACTATGAGGTGGCGCATTTCGGGTTCAGCCAGTGGAACGGTGTGGCCATCGCCTCCCGCGTGGGACTGGAGGACGTGGAGCGCACGTTCCCCGGTCAGCCGACGTTCGGCAAGGGCGGGGTGAACCCGGAGCAGGAGGCCCGTGCCATCGGCGCCACGTGCAACGGCGTCCGCGTGTGGAGCCTGTACGTGCCCAACGGCCGTGCCCTGGATGACGAGCACATGCCGTACAAACTCGAGTGGCTGGACACCCTGAAAGCGAACGCGGAGGCCTGGCTGGACACCGACCCCGCCGCCCAGATCGCGCTCATGGGCGACTGGAACATCGCGCCCCAGGATGACGACGTCTGGGACATCGATTTCTTCATCGAGGAGGGCCTCACGCACGTCTCCGCTCCGGAGCGCGCCGCCTTCCACGCCTTCGAAGAGGCCTCCTTCGCGGATGTCGTGCGTCCGCTCAACCCGGGCCCCGGCGTCTACACCTACTGGGATTACAAGCAGCTCCGCTTCCCGAAGAAGGAGGGCATGCGCATCGACTTCGTCATGGCGTCCCCGGCCCTCGCCTCCCGCGTGACCGGCGCCGTGATCGACCGTGAGGAGCGCAAGGGCAAGGGCGCCAGCGACCACGCCCCCGTGATCGTCGAACTCGCGGACTGA
- a CDS encoding carbohydrate ABC transporter permease, which produces MSNAVSTASATTRRRAFSWAPARTYLQAAVILVWCLAPFYWMIVTAFRDVGFTFDPTPFFTHVTFDNFRTVFDESLGNHFAQNLLNSLIVAGITTVISLVVGVFAAYALARLKFRFKELVLGFILGASMFPAVALITPLFQFFTGIGWMGTYQALIIPSISFSLPLAVYTLTSFFREMPWELEEAARIDGCTQGQAFRKVILPLAAPATFTTAILTFIGAWNEFLIASQLSVDSTKTVTVAIASFAGAQPHQEPYTAVMAAGTVVTIPLVILVLVFQRKIVAGLTAGAVK; this is translated from the coding sequence ATGAGCAACGCAGTCAGCACCGCCTCCGCAACCACGCGCCGTCGTGCCTTCAGCTGGGCGCCCGCGCGCACGTACCTCCAGGCCGCCGTCATCCTCGTCTGGTGTCTCGCGCCCTTCTACTGGATGATCGTCACGGCCTTCCGCGATGTGGGCTTCACCTTCGATCCCACGCCGTTCTTCACCCACGTCACCTTCGACAACTTCCGGACCGTGTTCGACGAGAGCCTGGGCAATCACTTCGCCCAGAACCTCCTGAACAGCCTGATCGTCGCGGGCATCACCACCGTGATCTCCCTGGTGGTCGGCGTGTTCGCGGCCTACGCCCTGGCCCGCCTGAAGTTCCGTTTCAAGGAACTGGTCCTCGGGTTCATCCTGGGTGCGTCGATGTTCCCGGCCGTCGCCCTGATCACCCCGCTGTTCCAGTTCTTCACCGGGATCGGCTGGATGGGCACCTACCAGGCGCTGATCATCCCGAGCATCTCCTTCTCCCTGCCGCTCGCGGTCTACACCCTCACGTCCTTCTTCCGTGAGATGCCGTGGGAGCTGGAGGAGGCGGCCCGGATCGACGGCTGCACGCAGGGCCAGGCCTTCCGGAAGGTCATCCTTCCGCTGGCGGCGCCCGCGACGTTCACCACCGCGATCCTGACCTTCATCGGCGCGTGGAACGAGTTCCTGATCGCCAGCCAGCTCTCGGTGGATTCCACCAAGACCGTCACCGTGGCCATCGCCTCCTTCGCCGGCGCCCAGCCGCACCAGGAGCCGTACACGGCCGTCATGGCCGCCGGCACGGTGGTCACCATCCCGCTGGTCATCCTGGTGCTCGTGTTCCAGCGCAAGATCGTCGCCGGTCTGACCGCGGGCGCGGTCAAGTGA
- a CDS encoding NADH:flavin oxidoreductase/NADH oxidase, whose protein sequence is MSQLFSEAVLSAPSGQLTLRNRTFLAPMCMYSVEARDGVPTAWHQAHLGARAAGGFGMVITEATAVVPEGRISPEDLGLWNDEQVEAFKPITAFIKSQGAAAGVQLAHAGGKASTYGWLPRWVDQGLTGSVPVADGGWVTVAPSVTSIHGLAESHELTVEEIQESVASWAAAARRADDAGFDFIQIHAAHGYLVHQFLSPLSNTRTDSYGGSYEGRTRYLREVVAAVREVWPADKPLGVRFSGSDWVEGGWTIEETARLAVELRAEGVTVFDLSSGGIGAYHGPTGPGYQIALAAQVKKALAADAQERGAENDAFVSAVGMINEAQQAEQVLVNGQADGVSIARAALKEPNWPALAARSLGEPLDKTPFAPQYWRAHW, encoded by the coding sequence GTGAGCCAACTTTTCAGTGAAGCAGTCCTGTCAGCCCCGTCCGGCCAGCTCACGCTGCGCAACCGGACCTTCCTCGCCCCCATGTGCATGTACTCCGTGGAGGCGCGCGACGGCGTGCCGACCGCCTGGCATCAGGCGCACCTGGGCGCCCGCGCCGCCGGCGGCTTCGGCATGGTGATCACCGAGGCCACGGCCGTGGTGCCGGAGGGACGGATCTCCCCGGAGGACCTCGGCCTGTGGAACGACGAGCAGGTGGAGGCCTTCAAGCCCATCACCGCGTTCATCAAGAGCCAGGGCGCCGCGGCCGGCGTGCAGCTGGCGCATGCCGGCGGCAAGGCCTCCACGTACGGCTGGCTGCCCCGCTGGGTGGACCAGGGCCTGACCGGGTCGGTCCCGGTGGCCGACGGCGGCTGGGTCACGGTCGCGCCATCCGTCACCTCGATCCACGGCCTGGCCGAGTCGCATGAGCTGACCGTCGAGGAGATCCAGGAGTCCGTGGCGTCCTGGGCCGCGGCCGCCCGCCGCGCCGATGACGCCGGCTTCGACTTCATCCAGATCCACGCCGCCCACGGCTACCTGGTGCACCAGTTCCTGTCTCCGCTGAGCAACACGCGCACGGACTCCTACGGCGGCTCCTACGAAGGCCGGACCCGGTACCTGCGGGAGGTCGTGGCCGCGGTGCGTGAGGTCTGGCCGGCCGACAAGCCGCTGGGTGTGCGCTTCTCCGGTTCCGACTGGGTGGAGGGCGGCTGGACCATCGAGGAGACCGCCCGTCTCGCGGTGGAGCTCCGGGCCGAGGGTGTCACCGTCTTCGACCTGTCCAGCGGCGGCATCGGCGCGTACCACGGCCCCACCGGCCCGGGGTATCAGATCGCGCTGGCGGCCCAGGTGAAGAAGGCCCTGGCCGCGGATGCTCAGGAGCGTGGCGCGGAGAACGACGCCTTCGTCAGCGCCGTCGGCATGATCAACGAGGCGCAGCAGGCCGAGCAGGTCCTGGTGAACGGCCAGGCGGACGGCGTCTCGATCGCCCGCGCCGCCCTCAAGGAGCCGAACTGGCCCGCGCTGGCGGCCCGCTCCCTTGGCGAACCACTCGACAAGACCCCGTTCGCACCGCAGTACTGGCGCGCACACTGGTGA
- a CDS encoding glycoside hydrolase family 13 protein, with protein sequence MGDIPGVSQQLPYLAELGVDAVWLSPFYKSPQADAGYDVADYRVVDPLFGSNEDFDAMLDKAHELGLKVIVDLVPNHTSDEHVWFQEALAAGPGSPERARYMFRPGKGENGEIEPNNWNSIFGGPAWTRTTNADGTPGEWYLHLFDTKQPDLNWDNEEVREEMRSVLRFWLDKGVDGFRVDVAHGMIKAKGLPDWEGAAAMVEGSITEGEATQEKGTGSGQDLSKAPFFDQDGVHEIYRDWHRLLAEYPGDRMLVAEAWVEPAERLARYVRPDEMQQAFNFDFLLAGWDAERLATSIDASIEAVAAVGAPVTWVLSNHDTVRHPSRFGLSDPTTFPKGIAAEDEQPDAALGLARARAATLVELALPGSAYLYQGEELGLPEHTTLPAEARQDPSFFRTHGEERGRDGCRVPLPWTADAPGYGFSLNGPQDGAQPWLPQPESFAQHAADVQHGVDGSTLELYRAALAFRRRHELGRGAHVWSALHDPANGVVAFLNKGVLVLTNMGDSPVALPAGFSLALASGPVEDKVPSDTTVYLVPSTS encoded by the coding sequence ATGGGAGACATCCCGGGGGTCTCACAGCAGCTCCCTTACCTGGCCGAGCTGGGGGTCGACGCCGTCTGGCTGAGCCCCTTCTACAAGTCGCCGCAGGCGGACGCGGGCTACGACGTGGCCGACTACCGTGTGGTCGACCCGCTCTTCGGCAGCAACGAGGACTTCGACGCCATGCTCGACAAGGCCCATGAGCTGGGCCTGAAGGTGATCGTGGACCTCGTGCCCAACCACACCTCGGACGAGCACGTCTGGTTCCAGGAGGCCCTCGCCGCAGGCCCCGGCTCCCCGGAGCGCGCCCGCTACATGTTCCGTCCCGGCAAGGGCGAGAACGGTGAGATCGAGCCCAACAACTGGAATTCCATTTTCGGCGGACCGGCCTGGACCCGGACCACGAACGCGGACGGAACCCCCGGCGAGTGGTACCTCCACCTCTTCGACACCAAGCAGCCTGATCTCAATTGGGATAACGAAGAGGTCCGCGAAGAGATGCGTTCAGTCCTCCGATTCTGGCTGGACAAGGGCGTGGACGGCTTCCGGGTGGACGTGGCCCACGGCATGATCAAGGCCAAGGGGCTCCCGGACTGGGAAGGCGCCGCCGCCATGGTGGAAGGCTCGATCACCGAAGGCGAAGCCACCCAGGAGAAGGGCACCGGCAGTGGCCAGGACCTCTCCAAGGCGCCCTTCTTCGACCAGGACGGCGTGCACGAGATCTACCGCGACTGGCACCGCCTCCTCGCCGAATACCCGGGCGACCGGATGCTCGTGGCCGAGGCCTGGGTGGAGCCCGCCGAACGGCTGGCCCGTTATGTCCGGCCCGATGAGATGCAGCAGGCCTTCAACTTCGACTTCCTCCTGGCCGGCTGGGACGCCGAGCGCCTGGCCACCTCGATCGACGCCTCGATCGAGGCCGTGGCCGCCGTCGGGGCGCCTGTCACCTGGGTGCTGAGCAACCACGACACCGTGCGGCACCCCAGCCGTTTCGGCCTGAGCGATCCCACCACGTTCCCCAAGGGCATCGCGGCCGAGGACGAGCAGCCCGACGCCGCTCTCGGCCTCGCGCGCGCCCGCGCCGCCACCCTCGTGGAACTGGCCCTGCCGGGTTCCGCGTACCTCTACCAGGGTGAGGAGCTGGGTCTGCCGGAGCACACCACCCTCCCGGCCGAGGCGCGTCAGGACCCGTCCTTCTTCCGCACCCACGGTGAGGAGCGAGGCCGTGACGGCTGCCGCGTCCCCCTCCCGTGGACCGCGGACGCCCCCGGATACGGCTTCAGCCTGAACGGGCCGCAAGACGGCGCCCAGCCCTGGCTCCCCCAGCCCGAGTCCTTCGCGCAGCACGCCGCGGACGTCCAGCACGGCGTCGACGGCTCCACACTCGAGCTCTACCGCGCGGCACTGGCCTTCCGCCGCCGGCATGAACTCGGCCGGGGAGCCCACGTCTGGTCCGCCCTGCACGACCCGGCGAACGGCGTCGTGGCGTTCTTGAACAAGGGCGTGCTGGTGCTGACCAACATGGGCGACTCCCCCGTCGCGCTGCCTGCCGGATTCTCCCTGGCACTCGCCAGCGGCCCGGTCGAGGACAAGGTGCCGTCGGACACCACCGTGTACCTGGTCCCCAGCACGAGCTGA
- a CDS encoding ABC transporter substrate-binding protein, whose translation MKPRKFLVPAAAVAVLAVTLTACGGGSGSGNGGGGSDAASQGLDGRGPITFVTGKDNSNVWRPTIDRWNSAHPDQKVTLKEQTDNADQQHDDLVQHFQANDANYDVVTVDVVWSAEFAAKGWLQPLKDKMAVDTAKLLPATVKAATYNGTLYAVPNSSDGGLLYYRKDLVPTPPKTWDEMMSMCSIAKQHNMSCYAGQYQKYEGLTVNAAEAINTFGGKIVDDQGKATVNSPEAKAGLSKLVDAYKSGNIPKEGITYQEEQGRQAFEDGKLLFLRNWPYVYNLAKSDGASKVKDTFGVAPLPGKDGPGASSLGGHSAAISVYSKNKATAHDFATFLIQDEQQKFFATQGSLAPVSSELYKDPAIVAKLPYMPTLLTSIQNAVPRPVTPFYPAVTKAVQDNSYAALKGEKTVDQALSDMQAAIDAASASK comes from the coding sequence ATGAAACCACGTAAATTCCTTGTGCCGGCCGCAGCGGTCGCTGTTCTGGCTGTAACCCTCACCGCCTGTGGCGGCGGGAGTGGGTCTGGCAACGGAGGAGGCGGCAGCGACGCCGCATCACAGGGCCTCGACGGACGCGGCCCCATCACCTTCGTGACCGGCAAGGACAACTCGAACGTCTGGCGTCCCACGATCGACCGCTGGAACTCCGCGCACCCGGACCAGAAGGTCACGCTCAAGGAACAGACCGACAACGCTGACCAGCAGCACGACGACCTGGTCCAGCACTTCCAGGCCAACGACGCCAATTACGACGTCGTGACCGTGGACGTCGTCTGGTCCGCGGAATTCGCTGCCAAGGGCTGGCTCCAGCCGCTCAAGGACAAGATGGCGGTGGACACCGCCAAGCTGCTGCCCGCCACGGTCAAGGCAGCCACCTACAACGGCACCCTCTACGCCGTGCCGAACTCCTCGGACGGCGGCCTCCTGTACTACCGCAAGGACCTGGTCCCCACGCCTCCGAAGACGTGGGACGAGATGATGTCCATGTGCTCGATCGCGAAGCAGCACAACATGAGCTGCTACGCCGGTCAGTACCAGAAGTACGAAGGCCTGACGGTGAACGCGGCCGAGGCCATCAACACCTTCGGCGGCAAGATCGTCGATGACCAGGGCAAGGCCACCGTGAACTCGCCGGAGGCCAAGGCCGGTCTCTCCAAGCTCGTGGACGCCTACAAGAGCGGCAACATCCCGAAGGAAGGCATCACCTACCAGGAGGAACAGGGCCGCCAGGCGTTCGAGGACGGCAAGCTCCTCTTCCTGCGCAACTGGCCGTACGTCTACAACCTCGCCAAGAGCGATGGCGCCTCCAAGGTGAAGGACACCTTCGGCGTCGCACCGCTCCCGGGCAAGGACGGCCCCGGCGCCTCCTCGCTGGGCGGCCACAGCGCGGCCATCAGCGTGTACTCCAAGAACAAGGCCACCGCGCATGACTTCGCGACCTTCCTGATCCAGGACGAGCAGCAGAAGTTCTTCGCCACCCAGGGTTCCCTGGCCCCGGTGAGCTCCGAGCTGTACAAGGACCCGGCCATCGTGGCCAAGCTCCCGTACATGCCGACGCTGCTGACCTCGATCCAGAACGCGGTCCCGCGTCCGGTGACCCCCTTCTACCCGGCAGTCACCAAGGCGGTTCAGGACAACTCCTACGCCGCCCTGAAGGGTGAGAAGACCGTCGACCAGGCACTGAGCGACATGCAAGCCGCCATCGACGCGGCCAGCGCGTCCAAGTAG
- a CDS encoding sugar ABC transporter permease → MSTDAPSQTRGTTTGGGAGKGSKGGPGLAGAESADRREVTQGRWAYTLLTPTLILLAVVIVYPIINAIIMSFQKDAGLDPATGFFVQGGFAGADNYVHWLLQQCNGQACPPGTLGSQFWNAMGTTFFFTIITVILETILGFWMAVIMARAFKGRSLIRAAVLVPWAIPTAVTAKLFFFMFAFDGIINQLFGTQILWTGSEGPARWAIIISDVWKTTPFMALLILAGLQLIPDEVYEAAKVDGASAWQRFTQITLPLVRPALMVAILFRTLDVLRMYDLPAIMTGGANNTTTLSILVVQQVRQGLNGASALSTITFLVIFLVAFIFVRFLGANAVESAAPKKK, encoded by the coding sequence ATGTCCACAGATGCCCCCTCGCAGACGCGGGGCACCACCACCGGCGGCGGCGCGGGGAAAGGGTCCAAAGGCGGACCCGGCCTGGCCGGCGCGGAAAGCGCCGACCGGCGCGAAGTGACGCAGGGCCGCTGGGCCTACACGCTGCTCACGCCCACCTTGATCCTGCTGGCCGTGGTGATCGTCTACCCGATCATCAACGCCATCATCATGTCCTTCCAGAAGGACGCCGGCCTCGATCCGGCCACCGGCTTCTTCGTCCAGGGCGGCTTCGCCGGGGCCGACAACTACGTCCACTGGCTCCTGCAGCAGTGCAACGGCCAGGCCTGCCCTCCCGGCACCCTCGGTTCCCAGTTCTGGAACGCGATGGGCACCACCTTCTTCTTCACCATCATCACGGTGATCCTGGAGACCATCCTCGGTTTCTGGATGGCCGTCATCATGGCGCGCGCCTTCAAGGGCCGCAGCCTCATCCGCGCCGCCGTCCTCGTCCCGTGGGCCATCCCCACCGCCGTCACGGCCAAGCTGTTCTTCTTCATGTTCGCCTTCGACGGCATCATCAATCAGCTCTTCGGCACGCAGATCCTCTGGACCGGTTCAGAAGGGCCCGCCCGCTGGGCCATCATCATCTCCGACGTCTGGAAGACCACCCCGTTCATGGCGCTGCTGATCCTGGCCGGTCTCCAGCTCATCCCGGATGAGGTCTACGAGGCCGCGAAGGTGGACGGCGCCAGCGCCTGGCAGCGTTTCACCCAGATCACTCTTCCCCTGGTCCGGCCGGCCCTGATGGTCGCCATCCTGTTCCGCACCCTCGACGTGCTGCGCATGTACGACCTGCCCGCCATCATGACGGGCGGCGCCAACAACACCACCACGCTCTCCATCCTGGTGGTGCAGCAGGTCCGGCAGGGCCTCAACGGGGCGTCCGCGCTGTCCACCATCACCTTCCTGGTGATCTTCCTGGTGGCATTCATCTTTGTCCGCTTCCTCGGCGCCAACGCCGTGGAGTCCGCCGCACCGAAGAAGAAGTGA
- a CDS encoding LacI family DNA-binding transcriptional regulator, which produces MAARAARGGHHGVSIEDVAAAAGVSTATVSRAVRGLPRVSEQTRQRILDVASELGYVASSAASGLATGRTRTIGVLAPYVDRWFFYKALEGVERELHEQGYNLSLFSLDSRSGERQRTFSKTMVAKHIDALLVLCMALSMDEIQELRRLDIPLVAVGGPVEGCSSIGINDVEAAALATRHLLDLGHRDIGVLHGQDDDEDLNFQVPELRVNGFHEELARAGVEDHPEWEVRGNFTLASGAEAFDELWNRPGPKPTALMCASDEMAMGVILQAQRRGLRVPEDLSVIGIDDHEFSPVMGLSTVAQDPVAQARLGTRMLLDELAGKAGSVHDVHADFELKSRTSTAPLT; this is translated from the coding sequence ATGGCTGCGCGTGCCGCCCGTGGCGGGCATCATGGCGTGAGCATCGAGGATGTGGCCGCGGCGGCCGGCGTCTCGACGGCGACCGTCTCCCGGGCAGTCCGAGGCCTCCCGCGCGTGTCCGAACAGACCCGTCAGCGCATCCTGGACGTCGCCTCCGAGCTCGGATACGTCGCTTCGTCCGCGGCCTCCGGCCTGGCGACCGGCCGCACCCGCACCATCGGCGTCCTGGCGCCGTACGTGGACCGCTGGTTCTTCTACAAGGCGCTGGAAGGCGTGGAGCGCGAACTCCACGAGCAGGGCTACAATCTGTCCCTGTTCAGCCTCGACAGCCGCTCCGGGGAACGGCAGCGGACCTTCAGCAAGACGATGGTCGCCAAGCACATCGACGCCCTCCTGGTGCTCTGCATGGCGCTGTCCATGGACGAGATCCAGGAACTCCGCCGGCTCGACATCCCGCTGGTCGCGGTGGGCGGGCCGGTGGAGGGCTGCTCCAGCATCGGCATCAACGACGTGGAAGCGGCGGCCCTCGCCACCCGCCATCTGCTGGACCTCGGGCACCGCGACATCGGGGTCCTGCACGGCCAGGACGATGACGAGGACCTCAATTTCCAGGTCCCCGAGCTCCGCGTGAACGGCTTCCACGAAGAGCTCGCCCGTGCCGGGGTCGAGGACCACCCGGAATGGGAGGTGCGGGGGAACTTCACCCTCGCGAGCGGCGCCGAGGCGTTCGACGAGCTCTGGAACCGGCCCGGCCCCAAGCCGACGGCGCTCATGTGCGCCTCCGATGAGATGGCCATGGGTGTGATCCTGCAGGCGCAGCGCCGGGGGCTGCGGGTGCCGGAGGACCTCTCGGTGATCGGGATCGACGACCACGAGTTCTCCCCGGTCATGGGGCTGAGCACGGTGGCCCAGGACCCGGTGGCGCAGGCCCGGCTCGGGACGCGGATGCTGCTCGACGAGCTGGCCGGCAAGGCGGGGTCCGTCCACGATGTGCACGCGGACTTCGAACTGAAGAGCCGGACGTCGACGGCGCCGCTGACTTAG
- a CDS encoding sensor histidine kinase, whose product MITAPPAGRERYLGVAVHCGFTVLLTASLIRYVLRHGPDENLLVLVLAAALCVLYAAAVRLRGPARPVVLWILVAVWAALVILAPSFAWCAFAVFFVGRSAVSGRAAALATGLTALSTSVGLFKLSGYTDVAALLGPAAAALVLTLVYDRLEDALSRQAQLNAELRTAQAQTAAAERAAGTLAERERVAREIHDTVTQGLASTVLLLEAADRTEGLSPEVRQATEQLRVNLAETRGLVHNLATAPEPDLPLEDALAAAVRRHVPGMRINVTGTPRALPPEVRHAVVRIAQSAAANVERHASAQAASVTLGFLPGSVTLDVYDDGVGFRPTAAAEPGPGGGYGLRAMRQRVEQLGGTFAVESAPGEGTVIGVEIPTGDAGAVEGGTA is encoded by the coding sequence ATGATCACCGCACCCCCGGCAGGCCGCGAGCGCTATCTCGGCGTGGCGGTCCACTGTGGGTTCACGGTGCTCCTGACCGCCTCACTGATCCGTTACGTGCTGCGGCATGGACCGGATGAGAACCTCCTCGTCCTGGTGCTGGCCGCGGCGCTCTGCGTGCTGTACGCGGCGGCGGTCCGGCTGCGCGGGCCCGCCCGCCCCGTGGTCCTGTGGATCCTCGTGGCGGTCTGGGCAGCACTGGTCATTCTCGCCCCGAGCTTCGCCTGGTGTGCGTTCGCGGTGTTCTTCGTCGGCCGGTCCGCGGTGTCCGGAAGGGCCGCCGCGCTGGCGACCGGGCTGACCGCGCTGAGCACGTCCGTCGGCCTGTTCAAACTCAGTGGGTACACGGACGTGGCGGCCCTCCTCGGCCCGGCCGCCGCGGCGCTCGTCCTGACGCTCGTCTACGACCGTCTGGAGGACGCCCTGTCCCGCCAGGCCCAGCTCAATGCGGAGCTGCGCACCGCGCAGGCCCAGACCGCCGCCGCGGAACGGGCCGCCGGCACGCTCGCGGAGCGGGAACGCGTGGCCCGCGAGATCCACGACACCGTGACGCAGGGCCTCGCCAGCACCGTGCTGCTCCTGGAGGCGGCGGACCGCACGGAAGGGCTGAGCCCCGAGGTCCGTCAGGCCACCGAACAGCTCAGGGTGAACCTCGCCGAGACCCGGGGACTGGTCCACAATCTCGCGACGGCCCCGGAACCCGATCTGCCGCTGGAAGACGCCCTGGCCGCCGCGGTCCGGCGCCATGTCCCGGGAATGCGGATCAACGTGACCGGCACCCCGCGGGCCCTGCCGCCCGAGGTGCGGCACGCCGTCGTGCGGATCGCCCAGAGTGCCGCGGCCAACGTCGAGCGGCATGCCTCCGCCCAGGCGGCGAGCGTCACCCTCGGCTTTCTGCCGGGGTCCGTCACACTGGATGTCTACGACGACGGCGTGGGCTTCCGGCCCACGGCCGCCGCAGAGCCGGGGCCCGGCGGCGGGTACGGACTGCGTGCCATGCGACAGCGGGTCGAACAGCTCGGCGGCACCTTCGCGGTGGAGTCCGCTCCGGGCGAGGGCACGGTGATCGGCGTGGAGATCCCGACCGGTGACGCCGGTGCGGTGGAAGGAGGAACGGCATGA
- a CDS encoding VanZ family protein: MGDQQLMSGIIAIGLGLVTGVLLFVPFVAVSYRRRGSLTFGRGLLWAAAVVYFWAIWTYTLLPLPDPETVRCAGVNLEPFHFIADIRESLARSGAGPRAALTDTAVLQVAFNVLLFAPLGFFVRALGSRGFLISTVTGLAVSAFVEFTQLTGVWGIYPCAYRVFDVDDLMANTLGALLGSFLALPFFGRRRHVAPAAAVARRVTKPRRFLAMLCDWLAFTLLSVAITVGIRAFLLFVLNDREALNRDDYSALVGTGVAFLLWLVVTLVSGRTVGDHAVQLQYDGGPLPRPLARPLRLLGGIGGYALLGFLPEELGWVGSLFVLVSLGTLVFSAKGRGLPGLVSGQQVRDARETTPVQASVPPG, encoded by the coding sequence ATGGGAGATCAGCAACTCATGTCGGGGATCATCGCCATCGGGCTCGGGCTGGTGACCGGGGTGCTGTTGTTCGTGCCGTTCGTGGCGGTCAGCTATCGGCGGCGCGGCAGCCTGACCTTCGGCCGGGGGCTGCTCTGGGCGGCGGCGGTCGTGTACTTCTGGGCGATCTGGACGTACACCCTCCTGCCCTTGCCGGATCCGGAGACGGTGCGGTGTGCGGGCGTCAATCTCGAACCGTTCCACTTCATCGCGGACATCCGGGAATCCCTCGCCCGCTCGGGCGCCGGTCCGCGGGCCGCCCTCACCGACACCGCGGTCCTCCAAGTCGCGTTCAACGTCCTGCTCTTCGCCCCGCTCGGCTTCTTCGTCCGGGCACTCGGTTCCCGGGGCTTCCTGATCTCCACCGTCACCGGGCTGGCCGTGTCCGCCTTCGTGGAGTTCACGCAGCTGACCGGCGTCTGGGGCATCTACCCGTGCGCCTACCGGGTGTTCGACGTCGACGACCTGATGGCCAACACCCTCGGCGCGCTGCTCGGCTCGTTCCTCGCGCTGCCGTTCTTCGGGCGACGCCGCCACGTTGCCCCGGCCGCCGCCGTCGCGCGCCGGGTCACCAAACCGCGGCGCTTCCTCGCCATGCTGTGCGACTGGCTCGCGTTCACCCTGCTCAGCGTCGCCATCACGGTGGGCATCCGCGCATTCCTGCTGTTCGTCCTCAACGACCGTGAGGCCCTCAACCGGGACGACTACTCCGCGCTGGTCGGCACCGGCGTCGCCTTCCTGCTGTGGCTGGTGGTCACGTTGGTCAGCGGCCGCACCGTCGGCGATCACGCGGTCCAGCTCCAGTACGACGGCGGCCCCCTCCCCCGACCGCTCGCTCGGCCGCTGCGTCTGCTCGGAGGCATCGGCGGCTACGCGCTGCTCGGTTTCCTTCCGGAGGAACTCGGCTGGGTGGGTTCCCTCTTCGTCCTCGTGTCCCTCGGAACCCTGGTGTTCAGCGCGAAGGGCCGCGGCCTGCCGGGCCTGGTGTCGGGCCAGCAGGTCCGGGACGCACGGGAGACGACGCCGGTGCAGGCCTCGGTCCCTCCGGGCTGA